The bacterium genome includes the window AAGCTCGAGGCGACAAGCCTTTCGTCATCTCCCGGCGAGAGGCCTACATCGGAGTGATGATCGACGACCTCGTTACCTTAGGTTGCAGAGAGCCCTATCGAATGTTCACCGCGCGCTCAGAGCATCGCCTGCTGCTCGCTGCGGCCACAGCGGACGAGCGGCTGATGGGCTACGGGCATCAATTTGGCCTGATAACCGACGAGGCTTATGGCTATATGATGGAGAGAAAGAAGGCGAGAGAGCGGGAGATGCACACCCTCAGAAGAGCGCATACTAAAGGCCGACACGCCGAATTCGCCGGGGCAAGCCTGCTTGAACTTCTGAGGCGCCCCGAGTTCCGCTACGCCGACCTGACCGACAGGTTCGGTTTTGAATCGAACCTATCGCAGGCCGACCGCGATATTCTAGAGATGCACGTCAAGTATGAGGGCTATATCAGGCGAGAGGAGAGTCAGCTGGCTGACGCGGCGAAGCTCGACAGGATCAAGATCCCCACGGACACCGATTTTGAATGCGTGCCCGGTCTCCGAGCCGAGATCAAGGAACGACTTGCCGAGTTAAGGCCGGAGACTCTCGGTGCGGCCAGAAGAATCCCCGGCATGACGCCGGCTGCGATATCAGTCCTTTCCATACATATCGCTGGCCGCGGGAACCTGGGCGGCACATCTGAAGCCGACGAACTGGTCCCAGTCGTCCGGCGCCCTCCAATCTCGACAGGATGACCTGATGTCCCACGTGGGGCTGTCGTAGGAGCCGCCGCGGACAACCTTTATTGTCCCAAGTTCCGGGCCCGTTGGGTTTTCGTGAGGCGATGCTTGGTAGTAATCCGACGCGTACCAATCGGAGCAGAACTCCCAGACGTTGCCGGCCATGTCATAGCAGCCGTAAGGGCTTTTGCCGTTGCCTGTGCCAGGGTTAAGGCCGTTGTAATACCCTACTAGCGAGGTGTATTGGAAACCGTCCGCGTCGGCCGCAGCGTCCTTCGCGTGGAGATTGGCGAACCACAAGCCGCCGTAGTTCGGCAGACCGTCTCCCCAGGGAAACATCCGGTGCGTGGGCCCCTTGGCCGCCTTCTCCCACTGCGCCTCGGTGGGGAGCAACTTGCCAGTCCACAAGCAATAGGCCTGCGACTCTTGCTGAGATATGCCGATCACAGGTTGGTCAGGCTGGTTGAAATTATCATCATCCCAGAAGGCCGGCTCCAGGTTGCCCGTGTCCAGCACGAACTCCCTGTACTGGCTGTTGGTGACCGGGTAGCGGTCGATGTAATAACTGTCCAGCCAAACCTGATGCACCGGCGTCTCATCGCTCATGGTGCCGTTCTCCGTGCTCCCCATTGCGAACTCGCCGGCCGGCACGAGAACCATTCCCGAAGGAGCCTGCGCCGAATCGACCGTGATGGTTATTATGTCCCAAGCCATCTGACCCCTGGAATCTCTGGCAAGGGCAATGCAGTAGTAACGGCCTTCACTGGTATATGTGAACTCCGGCGACCTTGCTGTGTCATCAACCTTGCCATCACCCTGAAAGTCCCATTCGTAGGTGTACGGCTCGAAACCGCCCTCGGCTATCACCATGAACGACACGCTAAGCGGGGCGTTGCCTGAATCGGGATCAGCCACGGCCTCCACGGACATCTTGGCCGACACATTTATCGTGAGGTAATCATAGGCCTGCGTCCCATCAGCATCGACGACGGCGAGCACCGCCTCGAACATCCCCGGCGCCTCGTAATCGTGCTGGACGTCCTGGCCTTGAGATTCGAATATGCCGTCCGACTCAAAGTCCCAATAAAATTTGTAGGGAGCAATACCGCCGGTCGCATCTCCGTGGAAACTGACGTTCAGCGGCGCCGAGCCGCGCATCGGGTCGGCGCTGGCAAAAGCTGCAAGCGGCGGCGACGTGCTGATCACATTTACCGAGACCTGGCCGTAGTCCCCGAAGATAGTCGTCTCGCCAGCCCTCGTGAGGACGCCATACCAGGTGTAGATCCCGAGCGGCGATGCCTCAGCAACCTGCATCTCGAAGAGCATAGTTGGGTCCAGACTGAACTGTGCCGGAAGCGTAACCGTGAGCAATTCGGGCCTTGTCGTGAAGCTTGGCCAGAACAGGTAGGCTCCGCCCGGCGTCCTCAGAATTAGATAAAAATCGACCTCGACCTCCTGATCGGGGTTCTCCGCGCTGACCCAGATCTGAAAATCGTCCCCCCGGTGCAACTCCAGCTTGTCGGCATAAACCTGAACAGAAGGCGCAGCCGCCGCAGAAATCGCAACAGTCAGCACAAGTAAACTGGCGAAAATTACAGATACAGGCAATAATCTAGTCATTAAATAGCACCTCTTTGACGCAGCAAGTCAAAAACAGAATCGACCAAAATCTCTATAAGGATTTTTACTAATTCTGTGGCTTATGTCAAACATCGTGCGCCATCCCCGCCTTGACTGAACCGCCCGATATCAATAGTCTTGGCCGCGATAAGTGCGATTTGAATGGGCTATTGCTGACGAGGGGTTCGTGGACATTTTTCTCTGGCTTCTGTTTGCGATTTCGACCGCCATAATTGCCTCGGTTCTCGTCTTTTATTCCTGTTTGGTCAGATGGTTGGCCCGGCGCAGAAGCCCGATTGAGAGCGTGGTGCCCGACGAGTGGCCGACCGTGGCGATCTTGGTGCCGGTCTTCAACGAGGAGAAGTTCATAAAGCAGAAGCTCGAGAACATTCTTCAAATCGATTATCCAAAGGATAAGCTGGCTTATCTCGTGGTTGACAACGGCTCAACCGACGAGACAGCCAACATAGTGCGGCGATACCCAGTAACCCTCTTGCAGTGCGAGCGCGGCAAGAACAAGGCGATCAACGCTGGACTTGCCGCGACCGACGCTGAGATAGTCATCGTGAGCGATGTTGACACGACTGTTGAGCCTAGTGCGGTCAAGGAGGTTGTTGGGATGCTGCACGACGACATCGGGGCGGTATCCGGGCTGGTGACGCTCCAGAAGGAGAAAATACCATACATGAGAAGCAAACTCCGGTTTCATGTCTCGGACTGGGAGATGAGATACACAGAGGGCCTGATCGATTCTGCGTGTAGCCTCGATGGGCGTTTCTTGGCGTTTCGGCATAGTCTAGTCCCCAGGCTGCCTGACGAGGCGATCATCGACGATTTGGAGATCACATTCATCGTTAGGAAGCAGGGCTATCGGTGCGTTGTGTCCAAGAGCACGCTCGTCTTGGAGAGCTGTCCAGAGACAATGTGGGCGGAGATGGTGCAGATCAGGCGTCGGGTCTGCACTACGCTGGTTACTATGGCTCATTACTGGACGATGCTTGGGAACCCGCGCTACGGGTTCTTCGGAGCAATTACTCAGCCGTTTAGGAGGGCGTTTGCGCTCACGCTGCCTGCTTTCGTGGTCTTTGATCTGGTGTTCTTGAGCTGCAAGTTTGGGCCATGGGTGTTGTGGATAGCTTTGGGAGGGGCCATTCTGCTCATCGCTCTGGGAGAGGTATTCTCCTTCTTGCAGTTCGCCGGAATAATTCTCGGGTGGTTTCAAGTAATGTTGGGGCGCGTGAAGCCAGGCGGACTATGGCAGCGCATCCAGAGGAACAGCTGAGTGCGTGTTCTGTTTCTTTACCCTTATGCGGCTGGGAGCGTTGCCAGCTTTGTTCGGCCCGCTAACATAATAAAGCGGCTTCTTGCGAGCGGCGTCAAGATAACGCTGGCTACGGTGTGCCACCTGCGCCGCGCCTCGACTGACATCAACCTGTCATTGCTTGAGTTTCCTTATGTCAAGAGCGTTCCGCATGTGCGACTGTTTGCCGAGAGGGGGGCGATCTTGAGAAATGCTCTGATCGTAAATCGCTTGCTTAGGTCGCACGACATCATTCACCTTCAGAAGTGTCATCCCACTGTATCTATTCCGGCCACGATCGCGTCAGCCCTCAGCGGCAAGCCTCTCCACTACGACTGGGATGACAACGAGACAGAGATACTTAAGAGCATGGTCTCCGATGGAGGGGCGAGCGTTGCGCAGTTTAGGGAGTTTGCATTCGTCGAGCGGCGACTCGTGCAGCTTGTTGATACAATCTCGGCTGCAAGCCAGCGGCTTAGGTCTCTCGCCCTGGAATACGGCGCGCCCCCCGAGGCCGTGTTTGACGCCCCGGTGGGGGCGGACCTCTCGCTCTTTGCGCCTCGCAGGTTCGGGCGGGAGAAGCTCGATTCTCTGGGGGTGAGGCCACCTATGGTTCTGTATCAGGGGCAGCTTGAGGAGGCGTCGTTTGCGGAGGCATTCATCAAGTCTGCTGCGCAGGTGACAGACGCTATTCCCGAAGCGCAGTTCTTGGTGGTTGGGGGAGGCGCAAAGCTAAAACGGCTTCGCGAGCTTGCAATGGCGAGCAG containing:
- a CDS encoding SUMF1/EgtB/PvdO family nonheme iron enzyme is translated as MTRLLPVSVIFASLLVLTVAISAAAAPSVQVYADKLELHRGDDFQIWVSAENPDQEVEVDFYLILRTPGGAYLFWPSFTTRPELLTVTLPAQFSLDPTMLFEMQVAEASPLGIYTWYGVLTRAGETTIFGDYGQVSVNVISTSPPLAAFASADPMRGSAPLNVSFHGDATGGIAPYKFYWDFESDGIFESQGQDVQHDYEAPGMFEAVLAVVDADGTQAYDYLTINVSAKMSVEAVADPDSGNAPLSVSFMVIAEGGFEPYTYEWDFQGDGKVDDTARSPEFTYTSEGRYYCIALARDSRGQMAWDIITITVDSAQAPSGMVLVPAGEFAMGSTENGTMSDETPVHQVWLDSYYIDRYPVTNSQYREFVLDTGNLEPAFWDDDNFNQPDQPVIGISQQESQAYCLWTGKLLPTEAQWEKAAKGPTHRMFPWGDGLPNYGGLWFANLHAKDAAADADGFQYTSLVGYYNGLNPGTGNGKSPYGCYDMAGNVWEFCSDWYASDYYQASPHENPTGPELGTIKVVRGGSYDSPTWDIRSSCRDWRAPDDWDQFVGFRCAAQVPAASDMYGKD
- a CDS encoding glycosyltransferase, which codes for MDIFLWLLFAISTAIIASVLVFYSCLVRWLARRRSPIESVVPDEWPTVAILVPVFNEEKFIKQKLENILQIDYPKDKLAYLVVDNGSTDETANIVRRYPVTLLQCERGKNKAINAGLAATDAEIVIVSDVDTTVEPSAVKEVVGMLHDDIGAVSGLVTLQKEKIPYMRSKLRFHVSDWEMRYTEGLIDSACSLDGRFLAFRHSLVPRLPDEAIIDDLEITFIVRKQGYRCVVSKSTLVLESCPETMWAEMVQIRRRVCTTLVTMAHYWTMLGNPRYGFFGAITQPFRRAFALTLPAFVVFDLVFLSCKFGPWVLWIALGGAILLIALGEVFSFLQFAGIILGWFQVMLGRVKPGGLWQRIQRNS
- a CDS encoding glycosyltransferase codes for the protein MRVLFLYPYAAGSVASFVRPANIIKRLLASGVKITLATVCHLRRASTDINLSLLEFPYVKSVPHVRLFAERGAILRNALIVNRLLRSHDIIHLQKCHPTVSIPATIASALSGKPLHYDWDDNETEILKSMVSDGGASVAQFREFAFVERRLVQLVDTISAASQRLRSLALEYGAPPEAVFDAPVGADLSLFAPRRFGREKLDSLGVRPPMVLYQGQLEEASFAEAFIKSAAQVTDAIPEAQFLVVGGGAKLKRLRELAMASSVPVTFTGYISHRRVADYVSAAAVCVATFPDTELAR